The region TCGTACGTAGAGGAACGGAACCAGCAGATTTCGGCACACAAAGAAGAAATTGAAGCCCAGTCGGAACAACTACGCTGCGCCAACGAGGCCATTACCGAGCTCAACCAGCAATTGGAAGACAAAGTGCGCGAGCGGACGGCATCGCTGGCACAACAGAACCAGCTTTTTAAAGAATATGCCGAGTTGAACGCACACAAAGTGCGGGGCCCGCTGGCTCGGATTCTCGGTCTTTTGCAACTGGTCCGCATCGAATTGGTGAAGCCGGAAGAGCTGCCCACCATTCTGGGCCACCTCGAGCACTCTGCGCAGGAGCTCGACCAGGTGGTTACTCTGATGAACGAAGTCCTGTCGAAATCCAGGTAACAGCGGAAAATTTACCGTCCATACAAAACAGAAACGCCCTTGTTCCTTCGGAACAAGGGCGTTTTATCAACTGTACTACTGAAAATTAGTTGTTGACCTCGGTGGCAGCCAGCGTGGGATAGTCCGTGTAGCCTTTCGTACCGGGTGTGTAGAACGTGTCCTGGTCCCAGTCGGCGAGTTCCGCATGCTGCGCAAACCGCTCGGGCAGATCGGGGTTCGAAATAAACAGTTTTCCGAACGAAACCAGATCGGCCTCACCGTCCTGAAGTACCTGATTTCCTTTGTCCTGGTCGAACCCACCGTTGATCATCAGGGTGCCCTGGTACAGAGGCCGGTAGCGCTTCGCAATGTGAGGCTCGGCGTGCGGCACATCACTCACGTCGGTAAACGGCTCGGACAGGTGCAGATACGCCAGATTGTACTCGTTCAGTCGCTTCACGATGTAGTCGAACGTGGGGATGGTTTCTTCATCCAGCGTCATGCCGAACGTGCCGTGCAACGACGGATTCAGCCGTACGCCGATCCGGTTTTCCGGCATCACTTCTTTGATGGCATCGATTACTTCGAATAAAATCCGGGCGCGGTTTTCGATCGAGCCGCCGTACTCGTCCGTCCGGTGGTTGGACGTGCCGTTGAAAAACTGGTGCAACAGGTATCCGTTCGACGAATGGATTTCCACCCCATCGAAGCCTGCTTCCCAGGCGTTGGCGGCGCCCCGTTTAAAATCTTCGATCGTTTCCTGAATCTCTTCCAGACTCATGGCTTTGGGAGCGACGGTATCCTTAAACCCTTCCGGTGTAAACGACTTGGCGTGCGGATTGAGTGCCGAAGGAGCCAGCGGCAGTTTTCCGCCGTGAAAGTCGGGGTGCGACATCCGCCCTACATGCCAGAGTTGGAGGAAGATTTTTCCGTCGGCTTCGTGTACCGCCTGGGTCACCGGTTTCCAGCCTTCGACCTGCGCGGCTGAGTAGATGCCCGGCGTGTTGATATACCCTACGGCCCGTGGCGAAATTTGCGAGCCTTCGCTGATGATCAATCCGGCCGAAGCCCGCTGCCGGTAATATTCGGCGTGAATATCGAACGGAGCATTTTCGGCATTGTTGGCCCGGCTGCGCGTCATCGGAGCCATCACCACCCGGTTCTTCAGGGTGAGGTCTCCCATCGTATATTCGGTTAACAAAGGTTGTGTCGACATATGTATCTGTATTAAATGTTGATACAGATAACGTGTCGAGACGAAAGTTTGTTCTCGAAAGGGCCAATAGTTTTAGAGAATAGCCTACGGGTAACGTAGGCGGCTGTGGGAGGCTACTGGATGCGCAGTTTTTGGGTAAAGGAGCCCAGTGACGTTTCCAGCACCGCGAGGTACGTACCTTGCGGCAGCGGAGGCAGACGGAGCAAAGGCTGGGTCGCCGTAACGTCGGTTTGCCAGGCAAGCTGTCCTAGGCTGGTATACAGACGGAGCGTCCCCTGGCTGACGGAGGGTGGCCAGGCTAGGCGCACCTGCTCGTGTGCCGGGTTGGGATAGAGGCCCCAGGGGGACGACAGCGGGCGGTCCGGACTACTCGTTGGCGTAGGGTAGTAGGCGTAGTGTTTGACGTTGGGCACCCACCGATCAGAGTCCCAGTTGCTAAAAATGTGACAGACGATGCGCTCCAGCGCGTCGTACTGATAGGCCATGTGGGTATCGGCAACCCAATTTTCAGAGGCGGCATCCCAGAGCCATTCCTCCCACTGGTGCAGATTGCCGGCCCCGTCGTATCGGGAGTACTGCGCATAGACGCCCACCCAGCGGCCAGTGTCGGCCTGGGGGCTCCAATCGTACCTCCGACTCAGGACCACGTGCCCTTGTGCATCGTACCCGGATTCGCCACGGGCCAGCGGCACCCACTGGTGCGCCTCTTCCAGCCAGCGGTCCGTCGTAAATCCGGTGGTGCGCCCGGCAGAGTCGTTCGTGTACAGGGTGCGCGACTCCGACACCCACGCCTGCTGAGGAATGACCCAGGCCTGGTCCCATTCGCTCTCTTTGTATCCTTCTGCGGAATAGGCGTACGTAGTCATAAATTTGTTAACCCACTGTTGCCCTGACGGTTGCCACTCGTCCGTCTTGACTTCTACCAGCTGACCGTCGGGGCGATAAGTGTGCGTCGTCTGCAGGTGATTTCCCCAGGTGTTGGCTACCCATTGGTCTTGAGACAGCGTCTGTATGCGTCCTTCGGCATCGTAGAGGTTACGATACCGGGTAACGCCCTGCCACGCACCCTGGACCCAGTGGTAGCTGGCCCAGTACGCTAAGCGTTGCTGTGCGTCGTACACTTCGTCGAATCGGGCCTGCTCCAGCCAGGCATTGTTCCAGCGGGTGTACTTTATTTCTGAGGTCTGGTTGCCCTGCGTATCGTAGACATACTCCCACCGCGTGACGTCCTGCCAGGTGGCGCCGGCAGCACTGGCCTCCGCGAAAACAAGAGACACCAGCTGCCCCTGGCTATCGTAGGTGCGCTGCCACCGGGCATTGGGTTGCCAACCTGAAGCAGGCGCCCACAGCCAGGAGATCTGCTCGTGTAGCAGCGCGTTGGTGTAAGTGAACGAGAGTTTGTGCGTGGGCACCGAATCGGTCGGGGTATGAAACAGGAACACCACCATGCTATCCGCATCCGAGTGTGTGTCGGTCGTGGAAAGGGCAGGTAAGCCTGGGGAGGCGGAACAAACGGCGTGTGCCCAGGCGGCAACCACCAGAAAAAAAAGAAGGCGAAGGTTCATCGTAGGATCGAAAGAGGGCGGCAAGAAACAAGAAAAGCAGGCCGCCCGCTTTGTAAAATCCCGACGTTATGGAAGCAGAATGCCTACGAGGGTGCGGAAAGGAAGGTCGCCAGCCGCCGGCTCACGAAGGCGGGTTGCTCTTCGGGCAATAGATGCCCCGCGTCAGGGACGATCTCGACGGTAATGTTCGACAGGTACTTCCGGGCAATCCGGGCTAATTTTTTGGGCGGCAGAAACACATCTTTCTCCCCCGAAAGCAACAGCGTAGGAGCTTTAATTTGGCGGAGTTGCTTCGGTGGCAGCGCAGGCGGGGCCAGGCTCGATTGCACCGACCGGACCACCAGTGTCATCCACTCCACCATAGTGTCGGAGGGAGGCTGCGTCGTCATCGTCGCCAGCAGGGAGCGCACCTGTGCCGGGGTAGGTTTCCATAGGAGTGGCAGCGACCGTCCGATGAGTTGCCCCGTCAGCCGGAGGGGAATGAGTCCGGCCGGATCGAGTAGGACCAGCCGGTTGACGCAGGCCGGTCGGGTGCCGGCCAGGTGCAACGCCAGCCACCCGCCCAGGGAATGCCCCGCGACGTGTGCACGCCCCACGTTCAGGACTTCCAACAGACTTTCCAGCCATTGCGCGTATGCGTCTCCTTTGAACGGAAACCGATAGGAGGCGCTTTTGCCGGGTTGCCCCAGGGTATCGACCGCAATCAGGTAAAACTGATCACGCAGCAGCGGAAAGTACGGGGCCCAGGCCAGGGCCGAAAAGTTGGTGCCCGGCAGCAACAACAGGGGTGGAGCCGTGGGGGCACCCGTCGTCAGTACATGCGTCAGCCCCATCCGGGTTTCGACGATCTGCGAGGTTGCGTCGAGTGCGAGAAGCCGCTGGTCGATCCATGCGGTCACCGCACGCTGACTCGCCTGACTTTTGTAGATCGTCGCTTTTTGCATGTTGGGCAAAATGTGGTTTGTGCCCAAAAGTAGCCATTATGGTCTGCACGCAAAAAGCCCTTCCTCCGTGGAAACTCCACCGAAGAAGGGCCTGCGTCATCAATCCGTTACTTCGTCGAAGCCGTCGGTCGGACCGGCCATCCGTACGATCCGGGGCGTAAATGTGCCGAGCACGTCCACCAGTTCCGACTGAGCGGCCATCACCTTTCGGATGTCCTTGTAGGCCATCGGCGCTTCGTCGAGGCCGGAGCCGATCACGGTCACGTCGTGGTTGTGCAGGTGCTGCCGCACGGCGTGCTTGTTCAGCGTGTCTTTCGCCTTCCGTCGCGACATCACCCGCCCCGCCCCGTGCGACGCCGAGTTCAGCGACGTGGCGTCGCCTTTGCCCCGGACGATGAAGCCGGGCGCGGTCATGGAGCCGGGGATGATTCCCAGAACGCCGGCCCCCGCGGGGGTCGCGCCTTTCCGGTGCACGATGTACTCGCGGCCGTCGGCCCCGGTTTCTTTCCAGGCGAAATTGTGGTGATTTTCCACCATCGCCAGCGGTTGTGCACCCAACGCCTGGGCCAGTCGCCGGTGGATGTGGTGGTGGTTCGCCGACGCGTAATCGCCCGCCAGGTTCATCGCCCGCCAGTACTCCTGTCCCGCTTCCCCGTCGAGGTCGAGCCAGGCCAGATGCCGCGCCTCGTCGGGCAGTTGGCACTGCGTTTTGGCGACGTGCGTGTAGTGCCGGGCAATTTCTGCACCTAGCCCCCGCGACCCCGAATGTGACAATACGGCGAGGTACTGACCGGGAGCGAGTCCCAGTCCATTGTCTGCTTCCAGGATGTCGACCACCCCGAACTCCGCGAAGTGGTTGCCGCCGCCCGACGAGCCGATCTGCCGCCAGGCGCGGTCTTTCAGCTCACGTACCACCCGGATGTCCTGAAATTCCGGCCGCTCCAGCACCGCATCGTCGAGTGGTTTCTGAAAGACCTGTTGCCCGAACCGCGTATGGTCGTTTAGCAGCTTCTGGAAGCGCGCGCGGTCGTGTTGCAACCCGCTGATCGGCAGGTCGAAGACCGACAGGCACATCCGGCAACCGATGTCGACGCCCACGCCGTAAGGAATCACCGCGTTTTCGGTCGCCAGCACGCCTCCGATGGGCAGGCCGTAGCCCTGATGGGCATCGGGCATCAGCGCCCCGGCGCGGGTCACGGGCAACTTCATCGCAATTTCCATCTGGTTCACCGCGCCCGGTTCAATGCCCTCGGCCCCGTAGATGGCGTACGGAATGCGCTGGGTGTGCAGCGCGTGGGCCTGCCGCTCCTGCTTGCCGATGAGCGCTTCCGCCACCGGACCCAGGTGATCGTGGTCGCGGTAGAGCGCCGGTTCGCGCAGCACGCGCGTCAGCAGATCGAGTTTAAAGGTTTTGCTCTTCCCCCGGAAACCGCCCTCCAGCGCCCGCATCGCGTGGCCAATGGCCGGTCCTTCGGGGTAGCCGAGCTGCCGGAGTTCTTTTCCGGTAATCTGGTTCGAAGCCATGAGTGAAATTAATTTCTGATTACAAATTGCAAATTACATATTCTAAAAAGTCGCAGGGCCTGAGGTCACAGGCCCAACGTCGCTGGGTTTGCATAAACGCGCTGCGCTTTGCTCTCTGCGCTCAGCGCCAGCCGATACCACGCCAGGCCCGTATTCCGACGGAGTTTCCGGTGGAGGAACGGTTCGTTCTGCAGAAATCGTGGCGCTTCTTCGGTCAGGGCAAAGCCAAACCGGCGCGGCAACTGCGTGTAGAGCGACCGGGGCGGGCCGTTGTCTGATGTCAGGCCTTTCATCCACAGCCCACCTTCGTAGGTGTGGTAATACACCGTCGACAGGCCGAGCTCTTCTTTCGCCATCCACAGCACCGCCGACAACATCGCCTCTTCCCAGAGTTTGTAGTAGGGTTGCAGCGTTTGCTGGTACCTGCGCAGCGACGCCAGGTTGATCCAATCGTCGTCGGGTTCCTTCGTCAGAATATGGGCGATCCGCCGCACTTCTTTCAGCCAGTCGCTCTGAATCTCCTCTATCAGGACTTCGCCGGTTTCGAGGGAGAGGTCGAGCCGCGCCCAGGCGAGGGTTTGCAACCGACCGCTTTGCGCCGGATGGCACTCATAACTGAACGGAGCGTACCCAAACTGGTTTTGCCCATAGAAGGTGCGGTAAGCGATGTCGTGCTCCCAGTCAAAGTTCAACTGCAACACCAGGTTCCAGCCGGGCCGGGACGTCTGTTTCCACCCGACTTTGCGGCTCTTTCGGTACTGTGCCCCCCAGCGGTCCCACGTCAGCAGAAACAGCTTCGATCCTTCGTCGAGGTAGTCCCGCAGCGCAGCCGCCTCCGGCAGGTGGGTTCCCCAGTGGGCCATTAGCGGACGGATCACCGGCTTTTGCAGCAGATGCCCGAACGGTGACTGGCGCACCTCACGGATGCGTCGCGATTGAGTTTGCAGCCCGTACGCCAGCAACAGCAAGGCATACCGGTCGCGGAAGTAGGGAAAAGGTTGTGGCGTACCACAGGTCGTATGCAGAATAAATTCAGTTTCTTCAGTAGTCATGATCAGGGGTAGGAATAACGATTCAATAGGCGATGACCCGCCGCCGCTATCCCCGACCGATCAGCGCTCAGGTTCGCGGACGGCGGTACCGCCAGCAGGATGGGTTTCTTCGATTTCGTTTCATGAGTTCTTGTTGGTTAAAAGCCGTGCGGGTGTCGTTCCTTCACACGTCTTACTCTACACTTGTATTAAAACCGGGCAACAGACCGCGCACGCCTCTTCCCCGAACGGAGAAGTTAGGATTCGAGCCTAAGACTAAGAAAGCCACGAAGTAGCGCGCACGTACGGCACCGGAAGGTTTTCACGTGTTGAGGTGGTGGATTGGTGAGGTTGCGATGTGTTTTAACGCCATTCGACATGACAGTTTATAATATGATCCGCTCTCTCACCACATCTCTACTCCACCACACGATAGAATAGGAGCAACAAACGAAGAGGGCTTATGTGATGACACATCCAGGCGTTTCCAGCATCCAAGAGCGGCTTTTCACGTGACTGGTTACGAAGTACCCCACTTCTACGGCATCCTTATTTTCTGTGACGCTTTGGTGATGTTGTGCCCATGGTTACGTCACGGCATCGCCCTGCCAACACATCGCTTGGCACCAGCCCTGGGCCAGTCGGATGTACGCGGCGTTGATAAACGGAAAGACGGTGACGTTCGGAATATGATTGACTTCCAGTAGGTATTTCTGCCCGTCGTGCCCGATCATGTAGTCCACCCCCGCCACCACCAACCGGAAGTGATCCGTCAGTCGGCGGGTATCTTCCTGCAAGGCCTCGTCCATCGGCATACAAGCGGCGTCCGCATGGTGGATCGATTTCAGCCAATCGTCTCCCGCCAGCCGGAGTTGCCAGAACTGGTCGCCCACGCGCATGATGCGCA is a window of Catalinimonas alkaloidigena DNA encoding:
- a CDS encoding RtcB family protein, producing MASNQITGKELRQLGYPEGPAIGHAMRALEGGFRGKSKTFKLDLLTRVLREPALYRDHDHLGPVAEALIGKQERQAHALHTQRIPYAIYGAEGIEPGAVNQMEIAMKLPVTRAGALMPDAHQGYGLPIGGVLATENAVIPYGVGVDIGCRMCLSVFDLPISGLQHDRARFQKLLNDHTRFGQQVFQKPLDDAVLERPEFQDIRVVRELKDRAWRQIGSSGGGNHFAEFGVVDILEADNGLGLAPGQYLAVLSHSGSRGLGAEIARHYTHVAKTQCQLPDEARHLAWLDLDGEAGQEYWRAMNLAGDYASANHHHIHRRLAQALGAQPLAMVENHHNFAWKETGADGREYIVHRKGATPAGAGVLGIIPGSMTAPGFIVRGKGDATSLNSASHGAGRVMSRRKAKDTLNKHAVRQHLHNHDVTVIGSGLDEAPMAYKDIRKVMAAQSELVDVLGTFTPRIVRMAGPTDGFDEVTD
- a CDS encoding T9SS type A sorting domain-containing protein, with translation MNLRLLFFLVVAAWAHAVCSASPGLPALSTTDTHSDADSMVVFLFHTPTDSVPTHKLSFTYTNALLHEQISWLWAPASGWQPNARWQRTYDSQGQLVSLVFAEASAAGATWQDVTRWEYVYDTQGNQTSEIKYTRWNNAWLEQARFDEVYDAQQRLAYWASYHWVQGAWQGVTRYRNLYDAEGRIQTLSQDQWVANTWGNHLQTTHTYRPDGQLVEVKTDEWQPSGQQWVNKFMTTYAYSAEGYKESEWDQAWVIPQQAWVSESRTLYTNDSAGRTTGFTTDRWLEEAHQWVPLARGESGYDAQGHVVLSRRYDWSPQADTGRWVGVYAQYSRYDGAGNLHQWEEWLWDAASENWVADTHMAYQYDALERIVCHIFSNWDSDRWVPNVKHYAYYPTPTSSPDRPLSSPWGLYPNPAHEQVRLAWPPSVSQGTLRLYTSLGQLAWQTDVTATQPLLRLPPLPQGTYLAVLETSLGSFTQKLRIQ
- a CDS encoding alkene reductase; translated protein: MSTQPLLTEYTMGDLTLKNRVVMAPMTRSRANNAENAPFDIHAEYYRQRASAGLIISEGSQISPRAVGYINTPGIYSAAQVEGWKPVTQAVHEADGKIFLQLWHVGRMSHPDFHGGKLPLAPSALNPHAKSFTPEGFKDTVAPKAMSLEEIQETIEDFKRGAANAWEAGFDGVEIHSSNGYLLHQFFNGTSNHRTDEYGGSIENRARILFEVIDAIKEVMPENRIGVRLNPSLHGTFGMTLDEETIPTFDYIVKRLNEYNLAYLHLSEPFTDVSDVPHAEPHIAKRYRPLYQGTLMINGGFDQDKGNQVLQDGEADLVSFGKLFISNPDLPERFAQHAELADWDQDTFYTPGTKGYTDYPTLAATEVNN
- a CDS encoding alpha/beta fold hydrolase; amino-acid sequence: MQKATIYKSQASQRAVTAWIDQRLLALDATSQIVETRMGLTHVLTTGAPTAPPLLLLPGTNFSALAWAPYFPLLRDQFYLIAVDTLGQPGKSASYRFPFKGDAYAQWLESLLEVLNVGRAHVAGHSLGGWLALHLAGTRPACVNRLVLLDPAGLIPLRLTGQLIGRSLPLLWKPTPAQVRSLLATMTTQPPSDTMVEWMTLVVRSVQSSLAPPALPPKQLRQIKAPTLLLSGEKDVFLPPKKLARIARKYLSNITVEIVPDAGHLLPEEQPAFVSRRLATFLSAPS